From a region of the Anomalospiza imberbis isolate Cuckoo-Finch-1a 21T00152 chromosome 3, ASM3175350v1, whole genome shotgun sequence genome:
- the PLN gene encoding cardiac phospholamban: MEKVQHMTRSALRRASTIEVNPQARQRLQELFVNFCLILICLLLICIIVMLL; the protein is encoded by the coding sequence ATGGAGAAGGTCCAACACATGACCCGCTCCGCTCTGAGGAGAGCCTCAACTATTGAGGTCAACCCACAAGCACGCCAAAGGCTCCAAGAGCTCTTTGTGAATTTCTGCCTGATTCTAATTTGCCTCTTGCTGATCTGTATCATTGTGATGCTTCTCTGA